GTACGGTGTGAAAAAATCTGAAAAATGAGAAAGGATAAGGGATATGAAACAAGTTTTTCTCTCTACAACAACTGAATTTAAAGAGATCGATACACTTGAACCGGGTACTTGGATCAATCTCGTCAATCCGACTCAAAATGAATCACTCGAAATCGCTAACGCCTTCGACATTGATATTGCTGACCTTCGAGCACCGCTCGATGCAGAAGAAATGTCTCGTATTACCATCGAAGACGAGTATACCCTGATTATCGTAGACGTGCCGGTCACAGAGGAAAGAAATAACCGCACCTACTACGTAACTATTCCGCTTGGTATTATCATCACCGAGGAAACCATTATCACTACGTGTTTGGAACCACTACCTGTCCTCGATGTCTTTATCAACCGTCGCTTGCGTAATTTCTACACTTTCATGCGTTCGCGTTTTATCTTTCAGATTCTTTATCGCAATGCAGAGCTTTATCTAACAGCCCTTCGTTCGATTGACCGTAAGAGTGAACAAATCGAAAGTCAACTGCATCAATCAACTCGTAATGAAGAATTGATTGAGCTCATGGAATTGGAAAAAACCATCGTCTATTTCAAGGCCTCCCTCAAAACAAATGAGCGCGTGATTAAGAAATTGACCAGCTCAACCAGCAATATCAAGAAATACCTTGAGGACGAAGACCTACTCGAGGATACCCTGATTGAAACCCAACAGGCCATCGAGATGGCAGACATTTATGGAAACGTCTTGCACTCTATGACAGAGACCTTTGCCTCTATCATTTCCAACAACCAGAACAACATTATGAAGACCTTGGCCCTTGTGACCATCGTCATGTCCATCCCAACCATGGTCTTTTCTGCCTACGGGATGAACTTTAAGGATAATGAAATCCCCCTAAACGGCGAGCCAAATGCCTTCTGGTTAATCGTCTTTATCGCCTTTGCTATGAGTGTCTCGCTCACTCTCTATCTCATCCATAAAAAATGGTTCTAAGAGGAGTTCCTATGTCTCAGATTGATCTACAAAAATTAACCAAGAAAAACCAAGAGTTTGTCCACATCGCTACCCAACAATTCATCAAAGATGGGAAAACAGACGCTGAAATCAAGGCTATTTTTGAAGAAGTTATTCCCCAAATCCTTGAGGAGCAATCTAAAGGTACAACTGCTCGTTCTCTTTATGGTGCACCAACTCATTGGGCTCATAGTTTCACTATCAAAGAACAATATGAAAAAGAGCATCCCAAAGAAAATGATGATCCAAAACTGATGATTATGGACTCAGCCCTTTTCATCACTAGCCTCTTTGCCCTCGTCAGCGCCCTCACTACTTTCTTTGCGGCAGATCAGGCTTTCGGCTATGGATTTGTCACTCTCCTTTTAGTTGGACTTGTTGGTGGATTTGCCTTCTACTTGATGTACTACTTTGTTTACCAATATTATGGACCAGATATGGACCGCAGTCAACGTCCGCCTTTCTGGAAATCTGTACTAGTTAT
The Streptococcus toyakuensis genome window above contains:
- a CDS encoding magnesium transporter CorA family protein, which encodes MKQVFLSTTTEFKEIDTLEPGTWINLVNPTQNESLEIANAFDIDIADLRAPLDAEEMSRITIEDEYTLIIVDVPVTEERNNRTYYVTIPLGIIITEETIITTCLEPLPVLDVFINRRLRNFYTFMRSRFIFQILYRNAELYLTALRSIDRKSEQIESQLHQSTRNEELIELMELEKTIVYFKASLKTNERVIKKLTSSTSNIKKYLEDEDLLEDTLIETQQAIEMADIYGNVLHSMTETFASIISNNQNNIMKTLALVTIVMSIPTMVFSAYGMNFKDNEIPLNGEPNAFWLIVFIAFAMSVSLTLYLIHKKWF
- a CDS encoding DUF1129 domain-containing protein yields the protein MSQIDLQKLTKKNQEFVHIATQQFIKDGKTDAEIKAIFEEVIPQILEEQSKGTTARSLYGAPTHWAHSFTIKEQYEKEHPKENDDPKLMIMDSALFITSLFALVSALTTFFAADQAFGYGFVTLLLVGLVGGFAFYLMYYFVYQYYGPDMDRSQRPPFWKSVLVILASMFLWLLVFFATSFLPTSLNPVLAPLPLAIIGAALLALRFYLKKRLNIRSASAGPSRY